Part of the Propionimicrobium sp. PCR01-08-3 genome, CAAACCGTAGAATATCTGAATCGTTTCTCAAGGATCGATACGATTTCCGTTTCGCGGTCCAGCGTTTTCACGCTAATTCGAAGATAAATGTCGCCCTAATAAGAGATCTTGTTACTCAGTTTAAAGAGATTGACCCGGACCTCGTACACCTTTCGGGGCTTCAGGGTGCGGCTTTCCATGCGGCTGTTGCTGCGCGTCTCGCGGGTTGTCGTACGGTGCTTATCACGATCCGCGGCTACTCCGGCGATCAAGTTGGGCTTGGGCGGGCTAAGCGATTCATATTTAATAGGGTAGTTGAGCCGATTACCCTGGCTCTGTGTACGAGGTTCTATACAGTCTGCGCAGATGCAGCTGACAGGAAAATTGTCGAACGCTATCGAGCCAAATTCGCGGGAGTGATCCATAATGCAGCTCCACAAATTGACTTCTCGGAGATGGCTGCCCGTGAGCGCTTGAGGTCTGAATTACATTTGGAAGATCGGGACTTTCTTGTTGTCGTAAGCGGCAGAATGGTGAGAGATAAGGGAATAGAGACAATCCTGCGGGCGATACCGCTACTGACGAATCCGAGGATTAGGGTAGTATTTGTCGGGGACGGGCCGTACTACGATATCATTTGCGATCGCCATCACGATTTAATCGACTCAGGGAAGCTATTCTTGTTGGGCAAGAGGGCCGACGCGGTGCAGGTCGCAGCAGGTAGCGACCTGTTTCTCTTTGCTACCTTGCACGAGAACCTATCAAATGCGCTGCTTGAAGCTATGTCAGTGGGGCTGCCGATAGTAGCCACTCGAGTGGGAGGTAATGTCGAAGTAGTCGAAGATGGACGAAACGGCTTCCTAATTGATGTTGACGACCATCTGGCGATGGCGGAACGGATTAATGTCCTGGTTAGTGAGCCTGAATTGAGATCAAGGTTTTCGCAGGAAAGCAAGGCGATCATTTTCGAGAAATTTTCCCAGAGCGTGATATATGAGCAGCTAGCGAGCTTGTATGATTCGATGCTAAAAAGATAGCTTGCGGAAAGGCAATTCATTGGCTTCGCGAAAGTATCTCCTGATCTCGGTTGCGAATTACGCAGCTCTGGGCTTCGGGCTCGGAAACAGCCTCGTACTGGCGGGGCTACTTTCCGAAGATGCGTTCGGCACATACAGATATGTTCTCGCTGTCCTGAACATGGTTGCGTCCGTTGCGAACTTCGGGGCCTTCTATTCAGCATCAAGGATACTGGTAGCGTGTGAACCCTCCGATCGCCCAGCCGTCTACTCGACAACTGTGGGTATGATGCTGGTCGCGTCCTTTCTGGTGTCGATAGGACTGATTGGCGCTTACTTCGTGATCGGTTCCTTTTTTGATCGTTCTGAGCCAGTCCTGCTGGCGGTTGCAGCACTGAGCTGGACGGTCCTTCTCCAGCGCACCTTTCAGTACATGTTGCGGGGATCAGGCCGGATCGCGGATATCGCTGTGCAAACGGTTCTCCCTCCTGTGACGATGTTTGTGTGCTATGCGGCTTTGTACTGGAGGGGGAGCGAGTCAATTGGATACCTGTGGGCGCTAGTCATCTACGGAGGGGCGTTCTGTGTGACGCACGTCGCGACGTCTGTACGACTTCGCGTCCGCCCCTTACCCGATTGGCACGCGCACCTGACCCAACTCCTCCAGGAGCAACGGAAGACCGGCCTGCCCGTGTACTGGGGGTCGCTGGCTTCGGTCGGTGCTTCGGAGGCGGTGGTCGTTGTAGCAGGTGCACTTTCCGACCCCTCTGAGTTCGGCTCCTATTCGCTTGCGTTGTCATTTGCGGGGCCTTTGGTAATGATCCCTTCCGCCATGGGTACCGTTAGGTTTGTGGAGGGCGCTAGCCAGCGGAGAATATCTGCGTCAGACCTGCGCTTTACTGTCGTACTTAGTTTCCTTGTTATGGTGGTCTTCTCGGCAGGAATGAGATACGTATTCCCTGTTGTGTACGGAGGTCGATACCAGGCGACGACAGCTTATGCGATTGTAATGGCAGTTGGTTTTCTGTTGCACGGGTTCGGGGACTATTTGAATCAGTTTCTGTTGTCTCATGGTCGTGGTCGGGAGCTGAAATACGCCGCGTTTGTCGCAGGCGGCGTTCAGGTGCTGTTTGCCGTGGTATTGATGCCCGCCTTCGGGATTTGGGGTCTGGTGGCGTCCCGGGTGTTGTCTAGCGCAAGTTACGCCGTTTTCCTAATATGGAGATATCGACACGAGTTAGGCAAGAACTAGTGTACTGGCTGGTAATAGCTTGGGACAACGATAGGTAGGTTTCGCTATGTCAAACATGCCGATGCGTTATGTGGTGATGTATTTGTTCTTCACGTTGGCCGCATACCTGGTGTCCTACGGCGCGGATCTTTCCGTCAGAGTCGTGTTTTATGTTACCGCTTGCTTCGTGGTTCTCGCCTTTGGCGCTCACGGACGCTTGGCTTTGAGATTGCGTGATCCGGTGTCTTCGGTCACTACTAGGAGAATTCAGGCGTTGGTGACGGCCTCTGTGGTCGCTGTCGTCCTCATATCGTTGGTGAATATCGCTACGTTTTATAGCGATTGGTCGTCGGTCACGAAGTATTTGCTAGATCCGTCTGCTGCCTATGAGTATGTGAAGTTACGCAGACGTAATGAGGATTTTAATAGCGTAGGTCTTTCGTCGTTCGCGGGTGTCCTGCTCACTTCTTTGAGCTTCTCTCGTTACATGTTGGTCGGCTTTGCGATCATGTTCTGGAATCGACTTAGTCGACAGATACGATTACTGGTCTTATTTGCTCTTGTTGTGTATCTAGGTCAGTGTTTTCTTATTGGGGCGATGGTCAATATTGGTTCGTTGTTAGCAAGCGCATTCCCCTTCTTTCTCTATCGCGTTCGCTCAAGGGCGGGTGTTCCTTCCGGAGGCTCAAGGCTGTTTATGTTGATCGTACTCGGTGCGGGGCTGGCGACGATGATGTATTTCGTGGGATCGCGAGGAGAATTCGGAGGCAATGCAGATTTCGGTGAGACGATCCGTTCCGGAGCGAAGGGTCTTCTCTTCTACGTTTCGCACGGGTATGAAGGGCTTGCTCACTGCCTGGATCTGCCGTTTGAGCCTACGGGTGGGCGCACCTTGTTTTATGGTTTCTCAACTACTTTGTCAACTGATTCTAGTTGGTTCGCTCATAGCTACCTTGGGAGAAGTGAGGAGGCTTTCGGCTGGAGTGCTCTTCAGGTGTGGTCTACGGCATTCCCTTGGATTGCTTCAGATCTGACCTTTTGGAGTGTCCCAGTATTGATGTTATTTGTGGGGGTCTTGTCCAAGAAGCTCTGGTCGGAGGGGGTGCGTTTCGACAATCCATTCGCTTTGCTCGCGCTCGGCCAAATCATGATATTTGCGGCGTACATTCCTGCGAATAACCAACTTTTTCACACCTTCGGTAACAGCGTTGGCGTTCTCGCTATCTTTATCATGTATACCGTGTCGGTTAGGAAAGGACGCACTATCGTGTTACGTGAGGGTTCTCGAAGATAGGCTACCTGTTTGTTGTCTCGGGTCGTCGGAGGGGATGATTCTGCGGGAAGCCCGCTTCACTGAGTGATCATGATGAGAGTGTCTTAGGAGGCCTTGGCCTGTCGGCGCTTAGTACGCATTGGTGGGTCGATGAGATTTACGTCGAATTACTGTATTCAGTTTTGCTGGGTGATGTTGCCGGATTAAGGAGTCGGGATAGGGTGACGATTTGAAGCGTTCAGGTTCGCGCCATTTGTGGTTTTCGGTCGGTTATCGTTGGTTCCGCAATCCTCCCCACTGTTCATAGCGGCGATGCGTCCCGAGAATGAACGAAACTGCGCGATGACTGCAATCCGGAATGAAGTATTCCTGTGGCAAATGCGTCTGCGAAAGTGGCTGCGAGGTGACGTATCGGACACCTTCAACTACGTTTTCGGGATCGAGCCCGGTCATCATGGTGGTGCCGGCATCCAGGGCTTCGGGGCGTTCGATGGAATCCCGCAATGTGACTGCGTGGAAGCCAAGCATGGTTGATTCCTCGGCGATGGTGCCGGAATCTGACAGCACGCAGAATGATTCGAGCTGCAGCTTGTTGTAATCGTGAAAGCCAAGTGGTTTGTGGAAGGTGACGCCGGGGATCTCGCGTCCAAGTGCCTCGAGACGCTTGCGGGTGCGAGGATGCGTGGATACCAGCACTGGCAGGCCGAATTGCTCGACGACGGCGGTGAGGCAGTCCAACAACGCGTGCAGCCGCTCAGGACTGTCCACGTTCTCTTCGCGATGCGCACTGACCAGGAAGAACTTGCCCGATTCCAGGCCGAGATCTGCGACCACGGTTGAGGCATCGATCGCGGCACGCTGTGCCTGGAGCACCTCGAACATCGGGGACCCGGTGAGCAGGATCGTCCTGGGGTGAATGCCTTCGCGCAGTAGATTGCGCCGGGCGTGCTCGGTGTAGACGAGGTTGAAATCGGAAATGTGATCGACCATGCGCCGGTTGGTCTCTTCGGGCACGTTCTGGTCGAAGCAGCGGTTGCCGGCCTCCATGTGGTAGACGGGAATCCGCATACGGCGAGCCATCAGTGCTGCGATGCAGCTATTGGTGTCGCCCAGCACGACTACGGCGTCCGGCCTTTCGGCGATGAGCACTTTCTCCACTCCGCTGAGCACACCACCGAGCACCGCTCCGAGACTGCTGGTGTCAACGTTGAGAAAGTGGTCGGGTTTGCGCAGGCCCAGATCTTTGAAGAAGACCTCGTTGAGCTCGTAGTCGTAGTTCTGCCCGGTGTGCACCAACACGTGATCGACAGTGGCGTCGAGGCGCTTGATCACTTCGGATAGGCGGATGATCTCGGGCCGGGTGCCGACCACCGTCATGATCTTCGTCATGCACGTTCCTTATCGAGGTTGACGGGCTCCCAGAAGGTGTCCGGGTCATCAGGGTTGAAGGTCTCGTTGACCCAAAACTGCGTGATCACTTCGCTGTCGCCGGTGTTCGTGATGTTGTGAATCCAACCCGTCGGCATGTCGATGATCTGCGGCTCGTCCCCATTCACATCGAACGCCACGATCTCGTCGGTATCCACCTTGCGCAGCGCGATGCGGGCTTGACCACGGATGACGACAAAGCGCTCGATCTTGCGCAGATGATAATGCTCGCCGCGGGTGAAGCCAGGATTGGTCGACGAGACAAAGGTCTGGCCCTGCCCGGACGC contains:
- the wecB gene encoding UDP-N-acetylglucosamine 2-epimerase (non-hydrolyzing); this translates as MTKIMTVVGTRPEIIRLSEVIKRLDATVDHVLVHTGQNYDYELNEVFFKDLGLRKPDHFLNVDTSSLGAVLGGVLSGVEKVLIAERPDAVVVLGDTNSCIAALMARRMRIPVYHMEAGNRCFDQNVPEETNRRMVDHISDFNLVYTEHARRNLLREGIHPRTILLTGSPMFEVLQAQRAAIDASTVVADLGLESGKFFLVSAHREENVDSPERLHALLDCLTAVVEQFGLPVLVSTHPRTRKRLEALGREIPGVTFHKPLGFHDYNKLQLESFCVLSDSGTIAEESTMLGFHAVTLRDSIERPEALDAGTTMMTGLDPENVVEGVRYVTSQPLSQTHLPQEYFIPDCSHRAVSFILGTHRRYEQWGGLRNQR
- a CDS encoding polysaccharide biosynthesis C-terminal domain-containing protein; translated protein: MASRKYLLISVANYAALGFGLGNSLVLAGLLSEDAFGTYRYVLAVLNMVASVANFGAFYSASRILVACEPSDRPAVYSTTVGMMLVASFLVSIGLIGAYFVIGSFFDRSEPVLLAVAALSWTVLLQRTFQYMLRGSGRIADIAVQTVLPPVTMFVCYAALYWRGSESIGYLWALVIYGGAFCVTHVATSVRLRVRPLPDWHAHLTQLLQEQRKTGLPVYWGSLASVGASEAVVVVAGALSDPSEFGSYSLALSFAGPLVMIPSAMGTVRFVEGASQRRISASDLRFTVVLSFLVMVVFSAGMRYVFPVVYGGRYQATTAYAIVMAVGFLLHGFGDYLNQFLLSHGRGRELKYAAFVAGGVQVLFAVVLMPAFGIWGLVASRVLSSASYAVFLIWRYRHELGKN